A region from the Lentimonas sp. CC4 genome encodes:
- a CDS encoding DUF3450 family protein, whose product MKSKHLLSLALCAGISTTSLTAQTDIGSTRDVLDQWVQTRQITSKEKSDWRLEQSILADTQKLLSSELTRLDTSLEELNSSATAADEDRAELTATKEAIAEASAVVEGSIIELETQIKAIVKTMPAPLIDRIKPLIRRLPEDSSDTTLSLGERVQNIVGILSQADKFNTTITQTSESRELDSGKVVEVRTLYWGLAMAYYVDAAGEYAGIGFPGKDGWEWPQIDGAGPQIKKLLDVYEGSEEIQFVEVPARIN is encoded by the coding sequence ATGAAATCTAAGCATTTACTTAGCTTGGCGCTCTGCGCCGGAATCTCCACAACCTCGCTCACTGCGCAAACAGATATCGGATCCACACGCGACGTGCTGGACCAATGGGTCCAAACTCGCCAAATTACTTCTAAAGAAAAGAGCGACTGGCGCTTGGAACAATCGATTCTAGCAGACACTCAAAAGTTGCTCAGCAGCGAGCTAACACGCCTAGACACCTCACTCGAAGAACTCAATAGCTCTGCCACTGCAGCCGATGAAGATCGCGCCGAACTCACGGCAACCAAAGAAGCGATCGCCGAAGCCTCAGCCGTCGTCGAAGGCTCCATTATTGAGTTAGAGACGCAGATTAAAGCCATCGTCAAAACGATGCCGGCCCCTCTAATTGATCGAATCAAGCCACTGATTCGGCGCCTCCCCGAAGACTCTAGCGATACAACACTCTCCCTCGGAGAGCGCGTGCAAAACATCGTCGGTATCCTCAGCCAAGCGGATAAGTTTAACACCACCATCACTCAAACCAGTGAATCACGCGAACTGGACAGCGGCAAAGTCGTCGAAGTGCGCACACTCTACTGGGGCCTCGCGATGGCCTACTACGTCGATGCCGCAGGCGAATATGCTGGTATTGGCTTCCCTGGAAAAGATGGCTGGGAATGGCCTCAAATCGACGGCGCAGGCCCGCAAATCAAGAAACTCTTAGATGTCTATGAAGGCAGCGAAGAGATTCAGTTTGTCGAAGTCCCCGCCCGCATCAACTAA
- a CDS encoding tetratricopeptide repeat protein: MNKLLQLLLGLTVSLSTLSAQSDPTKNMWNDPAFVNSFTGSYGILSEYEPPISNDEKLVLRAVMDAIKSNPRTAIQQLEPQIKAKTSAAFDFILANLYFQEGDLRNAEKNYNKAIRKFPNFRRAYKNLGLVQVQAGKYKVAVKTISKSMELGDVDGRSYGLLGYGYLTQELYYPAETAYRQAILMNPETLDWKLGLARCLMETQRYEDAIALFDTLIKTQPNRPDFWLLQGNAYIGNDNPMAAARNIEIVRRMGKAQLATLTLLGDIYINNDAPALALDAYLAALKLASNKDTHSLIRAAKILTRSGNYDEGKVMIAQTRQQLGTQIKDADDLELLILEARIARAEDDNETAITALDQIIKRDALNGEAIIDLGRIYAAQGKLAKAINRFEQAEKIAEFERKALIAHAQALVANTDYQAALPLLRRALYIQPDENIEDYLKRVERAARNKF, translated from the coding sequence ATGAACAAACTCCTGCAACTCCTCCTCGGCCTGACCGTCTCGCTCAGCACGCTCAGCGCACAATCCGATCCCACAAAAAACATGTGGAACGACCCGGCCTTCGTGAATTCCTTCACTGGCAGCTACGGCATACTTTCCGAATACGAGCCACCCATTTCCAACGATGAAAAGCTCGTCCTGCGCGCCGTCATGGACGCGATCAAGTCCAACCCGCGCACAGCTATCCAGCAACTCGAGCCGCAGATTAAAGCAAAGACCAGCGCCGCCTTCGACTTCATCCTCGCCAACCTTTACTTCCAAGAGGGCGACCTAAGGAACGCTGAAAAAAACTACAACAAAGCGATCCGTAAATTCCCGAACTTCCGTCGCGCCTATAAGAACCTTGGCCTCGTGCAAGTGCAGGCTGGCAAATATAAGGTCGCCGTCAAAACCATCTCCAAATCCATGGAACTGGGCGATGTCGATGGCCGCTCCTACGGACTCCTCGGCTACGGCTACCTCACGCAAGAGCTCTACTACCCTGCAGAGACCGCGTATCGTCAGGCCATCCTGATGAATCCTGAAACACTCGACTGGAAACTCGGCCTCGCCCGCTGCCTGATGGAAACACAGCGCTACGAAGACGCCATTGCCCTGTTCGACACACTCATCAAAACACAGCCCAACCGTCCTGACTTTTGGCTCCTCCAAGGCAATGCCTACATCGGCAACGACAACCCAATGGCAGCCGCACGTAATATCGAAATCGTCCGCCGCATGGGCAAGGCGCAGCTCGCCACTCTCACCCTGCTCGGCGACATTTACATCAACAACGATGCTCCCGCACTGGCACTCGACGCCTATCTCGCCGCACTCAAGCTCGCGAGTAACAAAGATACACACTCACTCATACGCGCCGCCAAGATCCTCACCCGCAGTGGCAACTACGACGAAGGCAAAGTGATGATCGCACAGACTCGCCAGCAACTCGGCACACAGATTAAAGATGCCGACGACCTCGAGCTGCTCATTCTCGAAGCCAGGATTGCACGCGCCGAGGACGACAACGAGACCGCCATCACAGCACTCGATCAAATCATCAAGCGCGACGCCCTCAACGGCGAAGCCATCATCGACCTCGGCCGCATCTACGCCGCCCAAGGCAAACTCGCCAAAGCAATCAACCGCTTCGAGCAGGCCGAAAAGATCGCTGAATTTGAGCGCAAAGCACTCATCGCCCACGCACAAGCACTCGTCGCCAACACAGACTATCAAGCAGCACTACCACTGCTACGACGCGCCCTCTACATCCAGCCCGATGAGAACATCGAAGACTACCTCAAACGAGTCGAACGTGCCGCTCGTAACAAATTCTAA
- a CDS encoding biopolymer transporter ExbD: MRRNLASEDRDDVEINLSPMIDMVFILLIFFIVTTVFVEETGVEVNKPEASAAIQLEKNSILIAVTANNKVIYGGRDIGVSGVAPIVKRLTSQEDIPVIIQADQGASHGVFARVYGEAKLAGAKSINFSTKR, translated from the coding sequence ATGCGCCGCAACCTAGCATCCGAAGACAGAGACGACGTCGAGATCAACCTCTCGCCCATGATCGACATGGTGTTCATCCTCCTCATTTTCTTCATCGTCACTACCGTGTTCGTCGAAGAGACAGGCGTCGAGGTCAACAAGCCCGAAGCCTCTGCAGCCATCCAGCTGGAGAAAAACAGCATCTTGATCGCCGTCACCGCCAATAACAAAGTCATCTATGGCGGACGCGATATCGGCGTCAGTGGCGTCGCGCCCATCGTCAAACGACTCACCTCGCAAGAAGACATCCCCGTCATCATCCAAGCCGACCAAGGTGCCAGCCACGGTGTCTTCGCCCGCGTCTATGGCGAAGCCAAACTCGCCGGAGCCAAATCCATCAACTTCTCCACGAAGCGATAG
- a CDS encoding MotA/TolQ/ExbB proton channel family protein, with translation MQALSKTLLALTVAALALPFGAQAQTFDAAGGKAKADLDAALAELTQVRESIAAEKIPLISDVSKLEDQVSQKSDELNRLRRLRDNSDLGLNRLRDQVEALQSQNEYAGSLLDEFVRSFETRIDYSETQLYADTAEEARLALDDPNMSTTERFQKQITVIGVAIDRLQELVGGYTFEGEALAPSGEIETGTFAVFGPSVYFASNQSELSGVTYNKLNAAVSAIAVPANALGIRPFIETGEASIPTDPTLGKALKIQEGNDSIAEHLAKGGSVGAVIIGLGCVCLLLGLVKFFEVTSFKTPKPENVQQVLSHVTSGDLDAAQKAASSISGAGGVLLTTGVEYADEKRGTLEEILYEKILAARPKLERFLPFIALTAAAAPLLGLLGTVTGMIKTFNLITIFGTGDAKSLSSGISEALVTTELGLIVAIPALILHGLLARMARQKIGDLEQTAVGFINGVVASKHEDK, from the coding sequence ATGCAAGCACTTTCTAAAACGCTCCTCGCCCTCACCGTGGCTGCCCTTGCGCTGCCATTTGGCGCACAGGCACAAACCTTTGACGCTGCTGGCGGCAAAGCCAAGGCCGACCTCGATGCGGCCCTGGCCGAACTCACTCAAGTGCGCGAATCCATCGCCGCTGAGAAGATTCCACTCATCAGCGACGTTTCGAAACTCGAAGATCAAGTCAGTCAAAAGAGCGACGAACTCAATCGCCTACGCCGCCTACGCGACAATAGCGACCTCGGCCTCAACCGCCTGCGCGACCAAGTCGAAGCCCTGCAATCTCAAAACGAATACGCTGGCAGTCTGCTCGACGAATTCGTGCGCTCCTTTGAGACGCGCATTGATTACAGCGAGACTCAACTCTATGCAGACACCGCCGAAGAAGCACGGCTCGCACTTGACGATCCCAACATGAGCACCACTGAGCGCTTCCAAAAGCAGATCACAGTGATCGGTGTCGCGATCGATCGCCTGCAAGAACTCGTCGGTGGTTACACCTTCGAAGGCGAAGCCCTCGCCCCCTCTGGCGAGATCGAAACCGGCACCTTCGCAGTGTTCGGCCCGAGCGTTTACTTTGCATCCAATCAATCCGAGCTGTCTGGTGTGACTTATAATAAGCTCAACGCCGCGGTCTCTGCCATCGCCGTGCCCGCCAATGCACTCGGCATCCGTCCATTCATCGAGACAGGCGAAGCCAGCATCCCAACCGACCCGACACTCGGCAAAGCGCTCAAGATCCAAGAAGGCAACGATAGCATCGCTGAGCACCTCGCAAAAGGTGGCAGTGTTGGTGCCGTCATCATCGGCCTTGGCTGCGTCTGCTTATTACTCGGTCTGGTCAAATTCTTCGAAGTCACCAGCTTCAAAACACCGAAGCCCGAAAACGTCCAACAAGTCCTTTCACATGTTACCAGTGGTGATCTTGACGCAGCACAAAAAGCAGCATCCAGCATCTCTGGCGCAGGCGGCGTGCTACTGACCACTGGCGTCGAATATGCCGACGAAAAGCGCGGCACACTTGAAGAAATCCTTTACGAAAAGATCCTCGCGGCACGTCCAAAGCTCGAACGCTTCCTTCCCTTCATCGCGCTGACTGCAGCAGCCGCACCACTCCTCGGACTACTCGGCACCGTCACTGGTATGATCAAAACCTTCAACTTGATCACCATCTTCGGCACCGGCGACGCAAAGAGTCTTTCATCCGGTATTTCCGAAGCACTCGTCACCACCGAGCTTGGTCTGATTGTTGCGATCCCCGCACTAATCCTACACGGCTTACTCGCACGCATGGCGCGCCAAAAGATCGGCGACCTAGAGCAAACCGCTGTCGGCTTCATCAATGGCGTCGTCGCTTCCAAGCACGAAGACAAGTAA
- a CDS encoding tetratricopeptide repeat protein yields MPRRFCIFISVFLAVACSLCGKSQPTRIQFYYGIAEGNYLIGDLKGAANSVEQMLKLDADYVPALTLNTRIKIDQGEPDMALASAERAIALEPDNLEHRLLKALVLGNMNKRDDAIRIIEQVMQEAPIDSDDYRVASKLLGLLLMAEGDWDTAAETFNQIYLNNPETAEISLELASEAYIEKAGNALNKGDSNAAVDAITQALEVHENQTGAVSLKQRTALRMMRSRVLTQAGRMDEAIEDLQYITNQQPENLEAYVTLASLYASAERWDSLQGIIKTIAADESLKDIALYLEGRALLAKGRAGSAREKFESALRLLPDGSSKLRASLEFYHGVCFDITGRSADGDIDILKALDGGFRPETAEEAILASRTLLRNKQADRAILILEAITLNRISPSAEAWAMLGRAHQASNSITLALSAFNQSLSIRVDQAETLALRGSLLRKLGDLGGAEADIESALILDPGNPALTYSLGLIQLQLGDLSAAEQSIGFTAQLLPENPGIQLLHALLAYNIDSPKTARIALDTYLTLVPERTNESAFYLEYILGAAQDPSLATLKLTQRAAPTTASVPLKNFLGYVTGELDRKAILDDAGRAETPQLARQQLCEAAYWLAQQEQLNKHATETAELLKLATQIGTPDMPEYQFAKWQADEAP; encoded by the coding sequence GTGCCGCGTCGCTTCTGCATTTTCATCTCCGTATTCTTGGCTGTTGCCTGCTCGCTCTGTGGCAAGTCACAGCCCACGCGCATTCAGTTCTATTACGGCATCGCAGAAGGCAATTATCTGATCGGCGATCTCAAAGGCGCAGCCAACAGCGTAGAGCAGATGCTCAAGCTCGACGCGGACTATGTGCCAGCGCTCACGCTCAACACCCGCATTAAGATCGACCAAGGCGAACCCGATATGGCACTCGCATCAGCGGAACGCGCGATAGCGCTTGAGCCCGACAACCTAGAGCACCGACTGCTCAAAGCACTCGTGCTCGGTAATATGAATAAGCGCGACGATGCCATCCGCATCATCGAACAAGTCATGCAAGAGGCCCCCATCGACTCGGATGATTACCGCGTCGCCAGTAAACTCCTCGGCCTACTGCTAATGGCCGAAGGCGATTGGGATACCGCGGCAGAGACCTTTAATCAGATCTACCTAAACAACCCCGAGACAGCCGAGATCAGCCTCGAACTCGCCAGCGAAGCTTACATCGAAAAGGCAGGCAACGCGCTCAACAAAGGCGATAGTAACGCAGCCGTCGACGCCATCACTCAAGCGCTTGAAGTGCATGAAAACCAAACCGGCGCAGTCAGCCTCAAACAACGCACTGCCCTACGTATGATGCGCTCACGTGTGCTGACCCAAGCAGGCCGAATGGATGAGGCCATCGAAGACCTACAATACATCACTAATCAACAACCCGAAAATCTCGAAGCCTACGTCACCCTCGCCTCGCTCTATGCCAGTGCCGAGCGCTGGGATTCCCTGCAAGGCATCATCAAGACCATCGCTGCGGATGAGAGCCTTAAAGATATCGCGCTCTACCTCGAAGGCCGCGCCCTACTCGCAAAAGGCCGAGCCGGCAGCGCACGTGAAAAATTCGAAAGCGCTCTGCGCCTCCTGCCCGATGGCTCTAGCAAACTCCGTGCCTCACTCGAATTCTACCATGGTGTCTGTTTTGATATAACTGGCCGTAGCGCCGATGGTGACATCGACATTTTAAAAGCACTCGACGGTGGCTTCCGCCCTGAAACGGCCGAGGAAGCAATCCTAGCCAGTCGCACGCTACTACGTAACAAACAGGCGGACCGTGCCATTCTCATCCTCGAAGCGATTACGCTCAACCGTATCAGCCCCTCCGCCGAAGCATGGGCCATGCTCGGGCGCGCCCATCAAGCAAGCAATTCCATCACACTGGCACTCAGCGCGTTTAACCAATCACTCAGCATTCGAGTCGACCAAGCCGAAACCCTCGCACTGCGCGGCTCCCTTCTGCGCAAACTCGGTGATCTCGGAGGCGCAGAGGCCGATATCGAAAGCGCGCTGATACTCGACCCGGGCAACCCCGCACTCACCTACAGCCTCGGGCTGATCCAACTACAACTAGGTGATCTCAGCGCCGCTGAGCAATCCATCGGGTTCACAGCACAACTTCTGCCAGAGAACCCCGGAATTCAACTACTGCACGCACTACTCGCTTATAATATCGACTCCCCAAAGACCGCACGCATCGCGCTCGACACTTACCTGACGCTCGTGCCCGAGCGCACCAACGAATCGGCCTTCTATCTGGAATACATACTCGGAGCTGCGCAGGACCCAAGTCTCGCCACACTCAAACTCACCCAACGCGCCGCACCCACCACCGCTTCGGTGCCGCTCAAAAACTTCCTCGGCTACGTCACTGGTGAGCTCGACCGCAAAGCCATCCTCGACGATGCGGGCCGTGCAGAGACACCACAGCTGGCGAGGCAACAACTCTGCGAAGCCGCGTATTGGCTCGCTCAGCAGGAACAGCTCAACAAGCACGCCACTGAAACCGCAGAGCTCCTCAAGCTCGCTACCCAGATAGGCACTCCCGACATGCCCGAATATCAATTCGCAAAATGGCAGGCCGACGAAGCCCCCTGA
- a CDS encoding MotA/TolQ/ExbB proton channel family protein, protein MFEKIIGIWLSGGWVMIPLALLAVLIYSSGIQLLLFLRKGNIQLGHESEWMSWIYDPSKATGRAGEIIRYTQENISESKHVRNRFEEVRQSMLHDIERRMIFLNTLVAAAPLMGLLGTVIGMLGTFAAISSGGGAETAAMVAAGISEALITTQTGLFIALPGIFLVLVVRRRKHAIEAALARIEALSLTKLSLKS, encoded by the coding sequence ATGTTTGAAAAAATCATAGGCATTTGGCTAAGCGGCGGCTGGGTAATGATCCCACTCGCGCTCCTAGCCGTGCTCATTTACTCCAGCGGCATCCAGTTGCTACTCTTCTTACGTAAGGGTAACATACAGCTCGGCCATGAAAGTGAATGGATGAGCTGGATCTACGATCCCTCCAAAGCCACAGGCCGCGCCGGCGAGATCATTCGCTACACGCAGGAAAACATCTCCGAGTCTAAGCACGTGCGTAACCGCTTCGAAGAAGTGCGTCAAAGTATGCTGCACGACATCGAGCGACGTATGATCTTTCTGAATACACTCGTCGCAGCCGCCCCACTCATGGGGCTACTCGGCACCGTCATCGGCATGCTCGGCACCTTTGCCGCCATCTCCAGTGGCGGCGGTGCAGAAACCGCAGCCATGGTCGCAGCAGGGATCTCCGAAGCACTCATCACCACACAAACCGGCCTATTCATCGCACTACCAGGCATCTTCCTAGTCTTAGTCGTGCGCCGCCGTAAACACGCCATCGAAGCCGCACTCGCCCGCATCGAAGCACTAAGCCTCACGAAGCTTTCGTTGAAAAGCTGA
- a CDS encoding energy transducer TonB — MSSVYKSPKGKGTRTIGVLLGLGVSALIFLAIPLTQIFTEYEKTPSDIESIELATPPPPPPEDEPPPPPEPEEEEPPPELDTPPPPVSLEQLDMALEPGTGDSLSGDFALPTVDLKQNLGSLDIFDLSDVEKKPHPKKQSAPKYPMDATRRGLSGYAIAVFIVDQNGNVIDVDIPKSSDPIFDKPTIEAIRTWKFSPGEKDGKTVKTRIKIRIPYEIE; from the coding sequence ATGTCATCGGTTTATAAATCTCCTAAAGGAAAAGGCACCCGCACCATCGGGGTGTTGCTCGGCCTCGGCGTCAGTGCGCTCATCTTCCTAGCGATCCCGCTGACGCAGATCTTTACCGAATACGAAAAGACTCCTTCCGACATCGAATCAATTGAACTGGCAACACCGCCACCACCACCGCCCGAGGACGAACCTCCACCACCGCCAGAGCCCGAAGAGGAAGAGCCACCTCCTGAACTCGACACGCCACCGCCACCGGTCAGCTTAGAACAGCTCGACATGGCACTCGAACCCGGCACCGGAGACTCCCTCAGCGGTGACTTCGCGCTCCCGACCGTCGATCTCAAACAAAACCTCGGCAGTCTCGACATTTTTGACCTTAGCGACGTGGAAAAGAAGCCACATCCCAAGAAACAGAGCGCACCTAAATACCCAATGGACGCCACACGCCGCGGACTCAGTGGCTACGCCATCGCAGTCTTTATCGTCGATCAAAACGGCAACGTCATCGACGTTGACATCCCGAAATCAAGTGACCCCATTTTTGATAAGCCGACCATCGAAGCGATTCGCACGTGGAAATTCAGTCCCGGTGAAAAAGACGGCAAAACCGTTAAAACACGTATCAAAATCCGCATCCCTTACGAAATCGAATAA
- a CDS encoding TonB-dependent receptor produces the protein MIIPKYLTISSIFLAGTSATFAQTEQTDSSNENAPLFQLPDAEATPTASSDEATPLFQLPDADSDATSAVDNTAEASEDSVAAFTIPDAETEVADSTTDEYGSADTESDNDPAEEDEVYHILPDFVVSAEHDRGYYSANSLAGSRTDALIKDTPMTIQAVNDQMISDLSLYDIDDLSGIIASAEMEDDGFSNRAIRFRGFRSSFQLFEFMPRQSAQDSYNVERAEIIRGANSLVYGQAAPGGKVNFLAKAAELNKDSLAFNTAVSDKHLFRADFDGNQIINDQLAIRVMGVHTKQQYNQDYKEKKYDGLTTALTYRPTEKTTVRLHLEGFKEERNSPPSMYQSKTGTNGMSGIPDGLPFTSDVVDLLSSDLKDYIYKYNDGSLQYTPNPSANNVKYRDVLVNIDNEEDLKTFMSGINAENTGTLVSPDEEREGKGFFAQGDVTHMITDDLQFKLSAMREEWQNDIRSHADPKNVYASISQGVQDEDKEVGGIGASNRQRLYMKPSWQKQHNTDNTTSLRNTLSWNTEVMGSKQQLIIGLDYDQRHSTSDLDALVYEGYVNADGTYAGSDATKDYYQFIFGNRDHRDNVSSSDLDILNPNISYPNGYIDGGVGSYTRKQERDATVTTSAPWTALQGNYFGGRLHTLTGIRYDIMNVDSSYSNIQDGGVGDDPNPSKIDENYYKASPSLGALFWLNKNWAVFANYAESIESPTGWKLTPDGDSVDPETGRGFEYGLKYDLLDGKLTGQFIAFHIEKQNDPLSYSDTVLRTLYPGLIDANDNFNKAGANLDGTNVESDGFEADIYYNPTNSISLFLGYAYLDTEITKAPAGIDEGSLYPGTARNTATFTARYSFKDGALKGWYCGLTQKYRDKSYLGNYYEDVGYSNDKFKDRNDINLRDGKSDVLGVNEYKDPNDPDKVTGSAKAKKHAVWLDDNFETSVFVGWRGKLYDKTKDAPTYNIQLTVINLFDAVDIVARGNNAVYTEDRTFVLRAGVQF, from the coding sequence ATGATTATCCCTAAATACCTCACTATCAGCTCGATTTTTCTGGCTGGCACAAGCGCCACGTTTGCTCAGACCGAGCAAACCGATTCATCCAACGAAAACGCGCCTCTCTTTCAACTGCCAGACGCGGAAGCCACCCCAACAGCTTCGAGCGACGAAGCCACGCCCCTCTTTCAATTGCCCGACGCGGACTCCGACGCAACCAGCGCAGTCGACAACACTGCCGAAGCCAGCGAAGACAGCGTTGCCGCCTTTACGATTCCAGACGCAGAAACCGAAGTAGCCGACAGCACCACCGACGAATACGGCAGCGCAGACACCGAATCTGATAACGATCCAGCCGAAGAGGATGAGGTCTACCACATCCTACCCGACTTCGTCGTCTCCGCCGAGCATGACCGCGGCTACTATTCTGCCAACTCTCTCGCCGGCTCACGAACCGACGCACTGATTAAAGATACGCCGATGACGATTCAAGCGGTCAACGATCAGATGATAAGCGACCTTTCCCTTTACGATATTGATGACCTCTCAGGCATCATCGCCAGTGCAGAGATGGAAGACGATGGCTTCAGTAATCGTGCGATCCGCTTTCGCGGGTTTCGCAGCAGCTTCCAGCTCTTCGAGTTCATGCCCCGCCAAAGCGCCCAAGATAGCTACAACGTGGAACGCGCCGAGATCATCCGTGGCGCCAATAGCCTCGTCTACGGCCAAGCCGCGCCTGGCGGTAAAGTCAACTTCCTCGCCAAAGCAGCCGAATTAAACAAAGACAGCCTGGCATTCAATACCGCCGTCAGCGACAAGCACCTCTTCCGCGCCGACTTTGATGGCAATCAAATCATTAATGATCAGCTCGCCATTCGCGTGATGGGTGTGCACACGAAGCAGCAATATAACCAAGATTACAAAGAGAAGAAATACGACGGCCTCACCACAGCACTCACTTATCGTCCAACCGAAAAGACCACCGTGCGCCTCCACCTCGAAGGCTTCAAAGAAGAGCGCAACAGCCCCCCGAGCATGTATCAGAGTAAAACTGGCACCAATGGTATGAGCGGCATACCCGATGGCCTTCCATTCACCTCTGATGTCGTTGATTTACTTTCAAGTGACCTCAAAGATTACATTTATAAATATAACGACGGATCACTACAATACACCCCAAACCCCAGTGCCAATAATGTAAAATACAGAGACGTGCTAGTAAACATAGACAACGAAGAGGACCTCAAAACGTTCATGTCAGGGATTAACGCAGAAAATACCGGCACACTAGTCTCCCCAGATGAAGAGCGTGAAGGCAAAGGCTTCTTCGCTCAAGGTGACGTCACTCATATGATCACCGACGACTTACAGTTTAAACTGTCGGCGATGCGCGAAGAGTGGCAGAACGACATCCGTAGCCATGCGGATCCCAAAAACGTCTACGCATCAATTTCACAAGGCGTGCAAGATGAAGACAAAGAAGTCGGAGGCATTGGCGCGTCCAATCGTCAACGCCTTTACATGAAACCCTCATGGCAAAAACAGCATAATACCGACAACACCACCTCTCTACGTAACACCCTTTCATGGAATACAGAAGTCATGGGCTCAAAGCAGCAACTCATCATTGGCCTCGACTACGATCAACGCCATAGCACTAGTGACCTCGATGCGCTGGTCTACGAAGGCTATGTAAATGCAGACGGCACCTACGCAGGGAGCGATGCCACGAAAGACTACTATCAATTCATCTTCGGCAACCGCGACCATCGCGATAATGTGTCTTCCAGCGATTTAGACATCCTCAACCCGAACATCTCATATCCGAATGGATACATCGATGGTGGCGTAGGTTCTTACACTCGAAAGCAAGAGCGCGATGCGACCGTGACCACTTCTGCCCCATGGACTGCCCTTCAAGGCAATTATTTCGGAGGACGCCTCCACACACTCACCGGCATCCGCTACGATATCATGAATGTGGATTCCTCATATTCAAATATCCAAGATGGCGGTGTTGGCGATGATCCCAACCCATCGAAAATCGACGAAAACTATTACAAAGCCAGCCCCTCGCTCGGCGCTCTCTTCTGGCTCAACAAAAACTGGGCAGTCTTCGCCAACTATGCTGAGTCCATTGAGTCACCAACAGGCTGGAAACTCACTCCTGATGGCGATTCTGTTGATCCGGAAACCGGACGAGGCTTCGAGTATGGGCTCAAATACGACCTCCTCGACGGCAAACTCACAGGGCAATTCATCGCATTCCATATAGAGAAGCAGAATGACCCACTCAGCTATAGCGACACCGTGCTACGCACACTCTACCCTGGCTTAATTGATGCGAATGATAACTTCAACAAAGCAGGCGCTAACCTAGACGGCACAAATGTCGAAAGCGATGGCTTCGAAGCGGACATCTACTACAATCCAACGAACAGCATCTCACTCTTCCTCGGCTATGCCTACCTCGACACCGAAATCACAAAAGCACCAGCAGGCATCGATGAAGGGAGCCTCTACCCAGGCACGGCCCGCAACACTGCAACCTTCACCGCACGTTACAGCTTCAAAGATGGTGCCCTAAAAGGTTGGTATTGCGGACTCACTCAGAAGTATCGCGACAAATCCTACCTCGGTAATTACTACGAAGACGTCGGCTATAGTAACGACAAATTCAAAGACCGGAACGACATTAACTTAAGAGACGGCAAATCGGATGTCCTCGGTGTAAACGAATACAAAGACCCCAACGACCCCGACAAAGTCACTGGCAGCGCCAAAGCCAAAAAGCACGCAGTTTGGCTCGACGACAATTTCGAAACATCCGTCTTCGTTGGCTGGCGTGGCAAGCTTTACGATAAGACAAAAGATGCTCCTACCTACAATATCCAACTTACGGTCATTAACCTTTTTGATGCAGTAGACATAGTCGCCCGCGGCAACAATGCGGTGTATACAGAAGACCGCACCTTTGTCCTACGCGCTGGTGTGCAATTCTAG